The genomic DNA CAGAAGGTTGCGGTACCGATGCATCGCTTCCTCATCACCGGCATAGCAGACGCGCCAGGCTTTCTGCCATTCTCGCGGGAAGACATTGGCCGGGCCCGAGACGACGCCAATCGGCATAGCGTGGTGGAGGAGGTAGAGGTTCCAGTACTCCCGAATCTTGCCGAGAAGCCCTCGCGTCGGTTGAAACAGGTCGAAGATAAGCGACGCTTGCCCGACGTAGATGCCGAACTCATCCTTTTCGTTGAAGTGGAGCGATGCCTTCGTGTAGTGGCCCAGCACCTTTCGTGGAGCTGAGACCTTCATCCCGCAGATAAATTCCAGCCGGCTCAGCCGTTTCACGTCGCGGGTGCGAATGTGGGGCACCTGGGGATTGATGGCGATGTCGGCATTGTCGTAGAGAAAGAGCGGCAGCAGTTTCCCCTTTCGCTCGAAAAGCGCGACGACGTCCCGTTGGAAGAAGCGCACTACATCATCCAGGTCCCGAATCGAAAGCGGGGCAATGACGCCAGCATCGGCGCCGAGGTCGAGGGCGACCTCGAGATTAGCAAGAGTTTCGGCTCGTGTTGTCCCGGTAATCCCGACCCAGGCTTCCACCGGCGAGTGACCGTGTTGCTGGAGATGCTGGTTGATGCGACGAACCTCCTCACTTTCGATGGCCATGACGGCCTGACGCTGATCATTGGTCAGGCGATTCCATTCCCCGTTTGTTCCCACACCGAAGATGATGTCGGCTCCATACCCTCCCTGAACGACATAGCGGAAAACACGACGCTGGTCCGATTCGAGAATTCGACCTGCATCGTCGAGAACCGTGATGGTGGGGACGCTCAGACCGCGTTTGGGACGATACGTCTGCAGCGTGTACATCTCAGGCGAGATGCTCCGGATGGGTGCAGCCGGGGAAGTCTTTCATCCAGCGATTGCCTCGGTAGCGGAGTTCCTGATGAATACCGATCTCTGATGTGTAGTAGCCGTCAATCGTGCGGTTCTTGAGTTCACGGAAGAAGCGTTCGAGCAGCGTTTGGGGGTTTTGCTCATTCTGGCTGATTTCCCGGAGAATCGCCGTTTGCTCCTCCGGGCTGGCTTGAACGAAAACTTTGCCCACGCGCTCTTGAGTCAGGCGGTCGAGCTCGACCAACCCTTCGCGCCAGAGGC from Blastocatellia bacterium includes the following:
- a CDS encoding dihydrodipicolinate synthase family protein, with protein sequence MYTLQTYRPKRGLSVPTITVLDDAGRILESDQRRVFRYVVQGGYGADIIFGVGTNGEWNRLTNDQRQAVMAIESEEVRRINQHLQQHGHSPVEAWVGITGTTRAETLANLEVALDLGADAGVIAPLSIRDLDDVVRFFQRDVVALFERKGKLLPLFLYDNADIAINPQVPHIRTRDVKRLSRLEFICGMKVSAPRKVLGHYTKASLHFNEKDEFGIYVGQASLIFDLFQPTRGLLGKIREYWNLYLLHHAMPIGVVSGPANVFPREWQKAWRVCYAGDEEAMHRYRNLLESFRNTYTFTQRGRKVSKLIACLKYALLLDGVISSPAVAPGTPSLTEEEKRIFAERYYRLKEEIRAHSDPLWVSRWEEAPVSSPEISAARNGSRESR